The Klebsiella quasivariicola region AATCAGCGCTACCAGGCTGGCGTTCGGATGGGCGTTCTCCAGCACGAAGACCTGTTCCGCCAGGGTAGCAAAGCCCAGCAGCAGCCCGACGGCAATAAAGCCGGGGATCAGCGGCGTAAAGATGGTGGCGAATTTAGCGAGAAATTTCTGCACCGCGCTGGTCTGCCTGCCCTTCAGCGCCTGCTTTTTCTCTGCTGCGATGTCGGCCAGCGACGGCGCGGCGGGCGCCTCTTCCAGCAGGCCGTTCATCATCTCGGCGGCGGTCTGCGCCTTGCCGGGGCCGAGCACCACCTGGAACTGCTCATCGCTGACGATCACCCCCATCACGCCGTCAATCTGGCGGATGGCGGCGCTGTTGGCCAGGCTTTCATCGCGCAGGGTCAAGCGCAGGCGCGTCATGCAGTTGCCTGCCTGCGCGACGTTTGCGGCGCCGCCCACGTGGGCGAGGATCCGCGCTATCATCTCTTTCGTTATTTTTGCCATTGCCCGTTACCTGTCTGTCGGCGCTCAGGTGTTGCTGAGCGCCTTGCGGATATAGCCGTTGTTTTTCGCCAGCAGCGACTGCGCCTCTGCGGCGCTTAAGTCCGCCAGCACCATCACGATCGCCGTTTTACAGTGGCGGCCGCAGGCCTCCAGCGCCTTCTGGGCGGTGGCGCGATCGCAGTCGGTGGCCTCCATCACGATAGAGACCTGGCGCTCAATCAGCTTGGCGTTGGTCGCTTCCACATCCACCATCAGGTTGCTGTACACCTTGCCGACGCGGATCATCGCCCCGGTGGAGATCATGTTCAGCACCAGCTTCTGCGCGGTACCGGCTTTCAGGCGGGTAGAGCCGGTGACCACTTCCGGGCCGACCACCGGGGTGATCGCCACGTCCGCCAGCTGGGCCATTTCGCCATGCGGGTTACAGCTGACGATGGCGACAAAGGCATTCTGACGATGGGCGTATTCCATGGCGCCAATGACGTACGGCGTGCGTCCGCTGGCCGCCAGCCCCACCAGCACATCGCGCTGGCTGAAGTTCAGGTTCTGCAGATCCATCGCCCCCTGCGCTTTGTTGTCTTCCACGTTTTCCACGGCGCTGAGAATCGCTTTATGGCCGCCGGCGATGATCCCCACCACCTGCTCCGGACGGGTACCGAAGGTTGGCGGGCATTCGCTGGCATCGAGGATCCCCAGTCGTCCTGAGGTGCCCGCGCCAATATAAATCAAGCGGCCACCGGCCTGCAGCGCCGTCGCGACCTTATCCACCACCTCGGCAATCTGCGGCAGATAGGGCGTAATCGCCTGGGCTACCTGCTGGTCTTCCTGGTTTATCACCGTCAGCATGTCGAGGGTGGAGAGGGTGTCAATGTTGGCGCTGTTGGCGTTGCGTCGCTCGGTCAGCAGTTTGCTCAGGTCGATACTCATAGAAACCTCGTTATTCTCAGTGGCGCGCAGTATAAGGAATTATTTATTCCTTGCCTGTGAAGAGTATCACGATTAGTACGCGGAGAATAATAGGAGAATGGTAGGTATGGCGGGAAATAGTGCGGTAATAAATCTGGAATATTTTATTACCGCAGCAGGAGATTAGCGCGCGCTGCGCGGTTTGCTGAGGCCCAGCAGCAGCGCCA contains the following coding sequences:
- the murQ gene encoding N-acetylmuramic acid 6-phosphate etherase, translating into MSIDLSKLLTERRNANSANIDTLSTLDMLTVINQEDQQVAQAITPYLPQIAEVVDKVATALQAGGRLIYIGAGTSGRLGILDASECPPTFGTRPEQVVGIIAGGHKAILSAVENVEDNKAQGAMDLQNLNFSQRDVLVGLAASGRTPYVIGAMEYAHRQNAFVAIVSCNPHGEMAQLADVAITPVVGPEVVTGSTRLKAGTAQKLVLNMISTGAMIRVGKVYSNLMVDVEATNAKLIERQVSIVMEATDCDRATAQKALEACGRHCKTAIVMVLADLSAAEAQSLLAKNNGYIRKALSNT